The Candidatus Methylomirabilota bacterium genomic sequence CCCGAGGTGGCCGGGGGGAGGGTCGCGCTCAGGCGGGGCCGCGGCCGCCCAACCGCTCCGAGGGCCCGCATTGACCTGCCTTTGAAGATTTGGCAGGATCGGCGCAATGAAGATCGTCATCGTCGGCGCCGGGTTCGCCGGCCTGCAGTGCGCGCAGCGCCTCTCCGGCAAGCCGGTCGACGTGCTGCTGATCGATCGCAACAACTACCATCTGTTCACGCCGCTGCTCTACCAGGTCGCCAGCTCCCTGCTCAACCCGAGCGACATCGCCTACCCGGTGCGGACCGTCTTTCGCGGCTCACCCAACGTTCGCTTTCGCGTGGCCCAGGTGACCGGCGTGGTTTTCGACGCGAAGGTCGTGGAGACGGCCGACGGCGACCGGCTTCCGTACGACTACCTGGTGATGGCGACGGGGAGCGCCACCAACTTTTTCGGGATGCGCTCCGTCGAGCGGGCGGCGCACGGTCTCAAGGATCTCCCCGAGGCGGTAGCGCTCCGGACCCACGTCATCCGCGCCTTCGAAGGCGCGACCCGCGAGACGGACCAGGCGGCCGTGCGAGCGTGGCTCACGTTCGTGGTGGTGGGCGGCGGGCCGACGGGCGTGGAGTACGCCGGCGCGCTCTCCGAGCTGATCCACCGCGTGCTGGTCCGGGACTACGCAGAGCTCGATCTCCGCGCCGTGCGCGTCATCCTGCTCGAGGCGCTCGATCGCGTGCTGCCGGCCTTTCTCCCGGCCCTCTCCAAGGACGCGTGCAAGCGGCTCGAGCGGCTCGGCGTCGAAATCCGGCTCGGCGCCCGGCTGCTCGACGTGACGGACGGGCGGATCACACTCTCGAGCGGCGAGACTCTCGCCGCGCAGACCCTCGTGTGGGCGGCGGGCGTCAAGCCCTCCGAGCTCGACACGGCGCTCGACGTCCGGCGCACCCGGTCTCAGCGGATCGCGGTGGACTCGTGCCTCCGGATCCCGGATTGCCCTGGAGCCTTCGCGATCGGGGACGTGGCGGGCGCCACCCAGGATGGCAGGGAGCTCGCGATGATGTCGCCGCAGGCGATGCAGGAGGGGCGCTACGTCGCCGATGCGATCGTCCGGCTCGAGAGGAAGCAGCCGCTACGGCCGTTCCGCTATCACAACAAGGGCATCATGGCCACGATCGGCCGCCACGCCGCGGTCGCCCAGGTGGGCCCGCTCTCGTTCAAGGGGCCCATCGGCTGGTTCGTGTGGCTCTTCGTGCACCTCTACTTCATCATCGGTTACCGGAACCGCCTGGTGGTGCTGATCTCGTGGGCGTGGAACTACGTCTTCTACGATCGCCCCATCCGGCTGATCACGCGCGGAAAGGACGGGACAGAAGGGGAATGAAGCCGGGGAACAGGAGGACACCGTGCCGACGTTACGCCTGAGATCGTACAAGACGATTCCCGGAGAGCAGTACGGCACTCCGAAAGAGGTCTGGGGGTTTCACATGCGTGCTGGAAGGGGATCCCCACAGCGTGTGACGCGAGCGTTCTTGCGCTCCAATGCCCCACTGCTCGGCCTGGCAGGAATCCACTCGCACCTGAGCGTCCAGCGTGTCGTTCACAGCCTCGGGGCCACGCACGTGATCCTGCAGCAGCGGCACCGCCGCATTCCAATCTTTCGGGCGTACGTGACCGTGCACATTGGGCGCGACGGCCGCATCTACCTGGTCAAGAACCGCGCCGTGCCACGGGCATATCTCGAAGAGCGGGGCCGCTTCAAGCTGAGCGCCCGCCGTGCCCGGAGCCGCGCCCGGCGGGCCGTCGGGGGAGGGCGGCGGGGAGTCAAAGTTGTGGGCGCGGACAAGCGCTGGTTTCCCGTCGAGGACACGATCCGTCCCGCGTACCGCGTCCGGGTGCATCGCGAGGTGCCGCGCGAGGAGTGGATCGTCTACGTCAACGCCGCAACCGGCGGCGTGCTCAGCAAGTACGACAACCTCGCGAGCGCCCGAGGCGTGGCGCGCGTCTTCGATCCCAATCCCGTCGTCGCACTTGGCGATTGGAAGACGCTGCTCTCACCCACGGGCCGGCCGCGCCGCCCGCCGGACAGGGCGTACACGAAGGTGGCGCTCGAAGGCTTGGGCAGCGGTGACCGGCTTGATGGATGGCGTGTCACCACCTCCCCCACGCCCAACCGAGTGCGCCGGGCGGACCACCGGTTCCTGTTCGACTCGGTCGAACCGGGCTTTCTCGAGGTCATGGCGTATTTTCACGTCAACCGCGGCATCCGGTACCTCGAGTCCCTCGGGTATCGCGGGCAGCGCGCGATCTTCAGAGCGCCCTTTCCGGTAAACGCCAGTGGCACACGCGAGGACAATTCGTGGTTCAGCCCCGGGCTCAAGTCGCTGACCTTCGGGACGGGCGGCGTCGATGATGCCGAGGACGCCGAGATCATCCTCCACGAGTTCGGCCATGCGCTGCAGGACGCGATTTGTTCGGACTTCGGGCAGTCAACGCAGGCTGCCGCCATGGGCGAGGGATTCGGCGACTACTTGGCAGCCAGCTTCTTCGCCGCCATGAAGCCCGCGGCCCTACGGCCACTGCTCATGAGCTGGGACTCGATCGCCGACACGGACCAGCGGCCGCCGTACCTGCGCCGCGTCGACCTACCCCTCACCTTCGAGAGCTTCGATCATGGCCTAGACGCCGACGAGCATGACAACGGCAGGATCTGGTCGGCGACGCTGTGGGATATCTTGACCGCGGTCGGGCGCGACGTCGCCGACCGCATCATCATCGACAGCCACTTCCAGCTGGACGGCTTCACCACCTTCGCGCGTGGCGCGCGCGCCGTACTCGATGCGGACCGGAATCTGTTTCGCCGCCGGCACGTGGCGCGGCTGCGGACGATCTTCCAGGGCCGCGGGATAGGACCCGTGGCGTAGATCCAAGGCGAGTCCTCCCGGACCGCCGTCGCCGGGACGGAGGCGGCAGCGCTAGTGGCCCAGGAAGATGCGCTTCACCTCGGAGGAGGCCAGGAGGTCGGCCGAGGGACCATCGAGGATGGCGCGCCCCGATTCGAGGATGTAGCCGCGGTGGGCCATGCGGAGGGCGAGCTCTACGTTCTGCTCGATGAAGACGACCGTGATGCCGCGCTCGCGGTTGATCGCGGTCAAGACTTCCGCGATCTGCTCGATCACGCGCGGCGCCAGCCCCAGGAAGGGCTCGTCCACCATGAGGAGCGCGGGGCGCGCCATGAGTCCGCGGCCGATGGCGACCATCTGCTGCTCGCCGCCCGAGAGCGTCCCCGCGATTTGGCTGTGCCGCTCTCTCAGGTGCGGGAAGAGGGCCTCGACGTCGGCCAGCGTTTCCTCGCGGCGCGCCTTGGCTCGCGGGTGATAGGCGCCCAGCAGGAGGTTCTGGCGCACGGTCAGGTACGGGAAGAGCCGGCGGCGCTCCAGCACGTGGGCGAGGCCGAGCCCCACGATCTTATGCGGCGGCAGGCCGTCGATGCGCCGGTCTCCGAGGCGGATCTCGCCCGAGCGGGCCCGCACGAGCCCTGAGAGCGTGTTCATGAGCGTGGACTTGCCCGAGCCGTTCGGCCCGAGGATCGCCACGACCTCGCCCCGGGCGGCGCTGAAGGAGACGTCCCAGAGTATCTGGTAGTCGCCGTACAGGACGTCGAGGCCGCGGGCCTCGAGCTCCGTGCCGCCCGCCCCATCAGCGGACATAGGCTTGTCCCAGGTAGGCCTCGACCACGCGCGGATCGCGCCCGACGGCGGCGGGCGGCCCGTCGGCGATGACCTCGCCCAGGTGGAGCGCCACGATACGCCGCGAGACGTCCATGATCACGCCCATGTTGTGCTCGATGACGACCAGCGCCGTGCCCGCGGCGTTCAATTCGCGAACGAGCGCGACGAGTCCCGGGATGCTCCGGAGGTCCACGCCGCCCGTCACCTCGTCGAGGAGCAGGAGGCGCGGCTGGGTCGCGAGCGCGCGGGCCAGCTCGAGGCGCTTGCGCTGGCCGGTGGAGAGCACGCGCGCGTGCGCCTCCGCCTTGTCGGCGAGCCCAACCTTTTCGAGCGCTTCGAGCGCCTCCAGGCGGGCGCGCGCCGGATCGGTTGTCTTCTGGAAGGCGCCGACCATGACGTTCTCGAGCACGGTCATCTGGGTGAAGGGCTTGAGCTTCTGGAAGGTGCGGGCGACGCCGAGCCGGCTGATCTGGTCGGGGCGGAGCCGTGTGATGGGCCGACCGTCCAGCAGGACCTCGCCCGCGTCCGCCGGCTGGAAACCTGTGAGGAGGTCGAAGAGCGTGGACTTGCCGGCGCCGTTGGGGCCGATGATCCCGACCAGCTCTCCCGCGCCGACGCGGAAGGAAATGTCGTTGTTGGCGACGAGGCCGCCGAATCGCTTCGTGACGCCGCGCACGTCCAACAAAACCCCCTCTCCGGGTCGGTCCATCAGCCGGTCCGCCGGCGCCCGCGTTGAGCGAGGGCCATGATGCCGCCCGGCTGGATCACTGAGACCAGCATGATGAGCGCGCCGTACACGAGGAGATCCACGGCCTTGCCGGTGCCCCCGAAGGAGATGCGCGTCCACTCGCCCAGCGGGATCAGGATGGCGGCGCCCACGAGCGGGCCCCAGAGCGTGCCGACGCCCCCCAGCACGGCGACGAGGCAGATCAGGATGCTCAGCGCGGTCGGGAACACCGAATCGGGGTCGATGAAGAAGATGTACTGCGCGTAGAAGGATCCGCCGAGCGCCGTCAGCCCCGCGGAGAGCGCCATGGCCCGCTGCTTGTAGGCGGCGACGGGGATGCCCAGACTCGCGGCGGCGTCCTGGTCCTCGCGTATGGCGCGCAGGTAGTAGCCGAGGCGCGAGCGCTCCACCCGACGCGTGACCCACAGCGCCAAGAGGAGCAGCGCGAGCGAAATGTAGTAGTAGTTCTGCTTGCTCTCGTGGAACTGGAAGTTGATCCACGAGTCGGGGCGCTTGATGGGGACGAAGAGCCCGCGCGCGCCACCGGCCCAGTCCCAGTTGATCATGAGCGTGCCGATGATCTCGCCGACCGCGATGGTGGCGATCGCGAAGTAGTGTCCGCGGAGCCTGAAGACCGGGTAGCCGATGCACTGGGAGAGTAGAACAGCCAGGACAGCGCCCGCCAGCATGCCGCCCCACGGCGAGAGGCCAGCGTGCTTCGCCAAGAGCGTGGACGTATACGCTCCCGTCCCGAAGAAGACCGCGTGGCCGAGGGAGATCTGACCGCAGTAGCCCGCCAGCAGGTTCCAGGCCTGGGCCAGCATGGCGTAGAGGAAGATGGTAATCATCACGTGTCGCGGGAAGGGTTTGGTGACGACCTGGGGGAAGATGACCAGGACGGCGAGGGCGGCCGCGGCGCCGGCCCAGCGGAGCCCGCGCGGCGTCATCTAGTACCGGCCGAAGAGCCCTTGCGGGCGCCAGAGGACGACCACGAGGTAGAGGGCGAAGACGACGGCGTACTTGAAGGCGGGCGCGATCAGGAGGCCCGCCAGCACCTCGACGACGCCGACCACCACGCCCGCGGCGAGGGTCGCCGGCACGTTGCCGAAGCCGCCGAGCGCCACCGTGACGTAGGCCAGCAGCGCGAAGCTCGCGCCCACGTCGGGGAAGATGTAGAAGAACATGGCGAGGAGCGCCCCCGCCGCGCCCACGCAGGCGGCGCCGATGCCCCAGCCAAGGGCGAACATGCGCTGGGTGTCGATGCCCATCAGCGAGGCCGCCTGACGATCCTGCGCCGTCGCCTGGAGTGCCAACCCTGTCTCCGTCCGCGTGATGAACCAGTGGAGAAAGCCGAAGGCCGCGAGCGCTCCAAGACTGGCCGCAAGCTGAGGCAGCCCGATGAACAGGCCGCCGACCGCGAGCCGCCCGTCCACCAGCGGGTTCTTCACCAGTCGGAACTCCACTCCCCAGAGCGCCTGCGCCGCGGCGCGCAGGAAGATGGCGAGGCCGAAGGTGGCGAAGATCTGGGCCAGCATGGGCGCGCCAAGGATCCAGCGGATCAGGCCGTGGTAGACGGCGAGCCCGAAGAGAAACAGAAGCCCGACCGTGAGCGGCAGGGAGGTCAGCGGGTCGAGCTTCAAGAGCGCCCAGGACCAGAACGTGGCGAACATGGCGAGCATCAGGAACTCGCCGTGGGCGAAGTTCACGATCTCCATGAGGCCGAAGATGAGCGACAGCCCCGCCGCGATGAGCGCGTAGACGAAGCCCATCAGGAGCCCGCCCACGAGCCCCTGCAGCAGCGTTTCGACGCTCACGGCTCGTGGGACTCCAACGGACTAGTGCTCCCGCAGCAGGGAGCCAAAGCCGGGAAAGCGGTCGTGGATGCCGCAGGCACGGAGCGCGTGCCAGAAGGTGGCCGCGTTGATGGCGATGACCGGC encodes the following:
- a CDS encoding branched-chain amino acid ABC transporter permease, with amino-acid sequence MTPRGLRWAGAAAALAVLVIFPQVVTKPFPRHVMITIFLYAMLAQAWNLLAGYCGQISLGHAVFFGTGAYTSTLLAKHAGLSPWGGMLAGAVLAVLLSQCIGYPVFRLRGHYFAIATIAVGEIIGTLMINWDWAGGARGLFVPIKRPDSWINFQFHESKQNYYYISLALLLLALWVTRRVERSRLGYYLRAIREDQDAAASLGIPVAAYKQRAMALSAGLTALGGSFYAQYIFFIDPDSVFPTALSILICLVAVLGGVGTLWGPLVGAAILIPLGEWTRISFGGTGKAVDLLVYGALIMLVSVIQPGGIMALAQRGRRRTG
- a CDS encoding ABC transporter ATP-binding protein, with protein sequence MSADGAGGTELEARGLDVLYGDYQILWDVSFSAARGEVVAILGPNGSGKSTLMNTLSGLVRARSGEIRLGDRRIDGLPPHKIVGLGLAHVLERRRLFPYLTVRQNLLLGAYHPRAKARREETLADVEALFPHLRERHSQIAGTLSGGEQQMVAIGRGLMARPALLMVDEPFLGLAPRVIEQIAEVLTAINRERGITVVFIEQNVELALRMAHRGYILESGRAILDGPSADLLASSEVKRIFLGH
- a CDS encoding NAD(P)/FAD-dependent oxidoreductase, yielding MKIVIVGAGFAGLQCAQRLSGKPVDVLLIDRNNYHLFTPLLYQVASSLLNPSDIAYPVRTVFRGSPNVRFRVAQVTGVVFDAKVVETADGDRLPYDYLVMATGSATNFFGMRSVERAAHGLKDLPEAVALRTHVIRAFEGATRETDQAAVRAWLTFVVVGGGPTGVEYAGALSELIHRVLVRDYAELDLRAVRVILLEALDRVLPAFLPALSKDACKRLERLGVEIRLGARLLDVTDGRITLSSGETLAAQTLVWAAGVKPSELDTALDVRRTRSQRIAVDSCLRIPDCPGAFAIGDVAGATQDGRELAMMSPQAMQEGRYVADAIVRLERKQPLRPFRYHNKGIMATIGRHAAVAQVGPLSFKGPIGWFVWLFVHLYFIIGYRNRLVVLISWAWNYVFYDRPIRLITRGKDGTEGE
- a CDS encoding ABC transporter ATP-binding protein gives rise to the protein MRGVTKRFGGLVANNDISFRVGAGELVGIIGPNGAGKSTLFDLLTGFQPADAGEVLLDGRPITRLRPDQISRLGVARTFQKLKPFTQMTVLENVMVGAFQKTTDPARARLEALEALEKVGLADKAEAHARVLSTGQRKRLELARALATQPRLLLLDEVTGGVDLRSIPGLVALVRELNAAGTALVVIEHNMGVIMDVSRRIVALHLGEVIADGPPAAVGRDPRVVEAYLGQAYVR
- a CDS encoding branched-chain amino acid ABC transporter permease, which translates into the protein MSVETLLQGLVGGLLMGFVYALIAAGLSLIFGLMEIVNFAHGEFLMLAMFATFWSWALLKLDPLTSLPLTVGLLFLFGLAVYHGLIRWILGAPMLAQIFATFGLAIFLRAAAQALWGVEFRLVKNPLVDGRLAVGGLFIGLPQLAASLGALAAFGFLHWFITRTETGLALQATAQDRQAASLMGIDTQRMFALGWGIGAACVGAAGALLAMFFYIFPDVGASFALLAYVTVALGGFGNVPATLAAGVVVGVVEVLAGLLIAPAFKYAVVFALYLVVVLWRPQGLFGRY
- a CDS encoding M4 family metallopeptidase translates to MTRAFLRSNAPLLGLAGIHSHLSVQRVVHSLGATHVILQQRHRRIPIFRAYVTVHIGRDGRIYLVKNRAVPRAYLEERGRFKLSARRARSRARRAVGGGRRGVKVVGADKRWFPVEDTIRPAYRVRVHREVPREEWIVYVNAATGGVLSKYDNLASARGVARVFDPNPVVALGDWKTLLSPTGRPRRPPDRAYTKVALEGLGSGDRLDGWRVTTSPTPNRVRRADHRFLFDSVEPGFLEVMAYFHVNRGIRYLESLGYRGQRAIFRAPFPVNASGTREDNSWFSPGLKSLTFGTGGVDDAEDAEIILHEFGHALQDAICSDFGQSTQAAAMGEGFGDYLAASFFAAMKPAALRPLLMSWDSIADTDQRPPYLRRVDLPLTFESFDHGLDADEHDNGRIWSATLWDILTAVGRDVADRIIIDSHFQLDGFTTFARGARAVLDADRNLFRRRHVARLRTIFQGRGIGPVA